CGTTGCAGTAGTTCCGGGCTGACCTGAAGAATTGGTTACTTGAAGTCCCGCCACTTCACCAGCTAAAGCTTGAGAAACGTTAGATACATTTTTTTTATCAATATTCTCCGCATTGATCTTCTTGGCAGACCCTGTAAATGATTCTTTTGTCGTACTGCCGTATCCAACAACAACAACCTCTTCCAAAGCATTGTCATGATTTACCAAAGAGACATTGAATACAGTACTATTGTTATTAACAATAATAGTTTTATCATCAAAACCAACGGAACGGAATACGACAACCTTACCTGCCGGTACATTCAATGAATAATTACCATCAGTATCAGTCTGTGTAGCTTGATTAGTTCCTTGTACAACTACTGTCACCCCTGGTATTGCTTTACCGTCAGCAGATGTAACACGACCACTAATCTTTTTTTCTTGAGCGAATGCAACCGAAGTCAGAATCATACCGCCAACAAGAAAACTTAGTAATGTTTGTTTCATGTTTTAGTTAGTTAATTTTATTATTTTTTCTAATCCTATATATTGATACAAATTATATCCGTTATCATAACCGTCTAAACATAAATTGCTTAGACAATAAACAGCAAAAAACATAACATGCTATTGCAGTTTATTCAGTAACAGTTGAAAATATTTTTGGAAAAGCGGGCCCCAGGTAGATGCAGGGTCAGTCCTTAGATAAATATCCAGCTGTAAAATTTGCTCTTTTCAGCATTTACAGTAAATAATAGTTAGTGCGATTTTTATTAGCGGTGTCAAATATAGAAAGCCAAAGTTGCTTTTACAAGTTTTTTAACATAATCTCCAGAAAGCAGAAAATACCGCAATAATAAGTTCACAATTTTACAAATTGTTACAAAAGAATCATTTTAGAATAAAAACTCATCAAACAATTTTCAAACAGAATTTTATACGGAATGAACCATAATTAACAAAACATTAACAATGTTATAAGAAAACGTTAACATGTTAATCTCCTATTTTTTTGTATTAACAGCCCATGCAATTTATAATGATTCTAAACACTTTAAAATCGAATTATAACAAAAAAAAGACGCTCGACCATCTCAGGCTGAGCGTCTTTCATATTGAGATTAAATAAGTCTAAAGACGACTTATTTATTGATATTTAATCGATATACTCAAATTTAGTGTACGGAACCAAAACTGCTGGAATCTTAATTCCTTTTTCCGTTTGATTATTCTCCAATATCGCTGCGACAATACGTGGTAAAGCTAATGCCGAACCGTTCAAGGTATGTGCCAGTTGCATCTTGCCATCAGCATTTTTAAAACGGACTTTCAAACGATTCGCTTGATAAGTTTCAAAATTGGAAACGGAAGATACCTCTAACCAACGTTTCTGAGCAGAACTATACACTTCCATGTCATAGGTCAATGCAGAAGTAAAACTCATATCTCCACCGCAAAGGCGCAGTACACGGTAAGGCAGCTCTAATTTCTGCAACAGTCCTTGTACGTATAAACTCATTTCTTCCAGCACTTCATAGGACTTTTCAGGATGTACAAGCTGCACCGTCTCCACTTTATCAAATTGGTGCAACCGGTTTAATCCACGTACATGTGCCCCGTATGAACCTGCTTCACGACGGAAACATGGTGTATAAGCACAATGTTTGATCGGAAACTGTCCTTCTTTCACAATCTCGTCTCTATAAATGTTGGTGACCGGAACTTCAGCTGTAGGGATCAAATACAGATTGTCGTTACCCACATAGTACATCTGTCCTTCTTTATCCGGTAATTGTCCCGTAGCAAATGCAGAATCTTCATTGACCAAGATAGGCACCTGTACTTCTTCGTATCCTTCTTCTGCTGCCTGATCCAAAAAGAAATTGATCAATGCCCGTTGCAATTTAGCGCCTTTGCCTTTATAGATAGGAAAACCTGCACCGGCAACTTTTACGCCAAGCTCTAAATCAACAATATCATATTTGTTCAACAATTCCCAATGCGGCAATGCATCCTCCGACAAAGCCGGGATTTCGCCATGGCTCAAAACAACTTCATTGTCCTCAGCACTTACACCTGCTGGAACAGATTGATGCGGTAAATTAGGTAATTGTACGATCTTCTCATTCAATTCTGCTTCAATTGTTCCCAATTGATCCAAAAGTTGCTTCACTTGCTCCTTATATCCCGAAGATTTGGATTTAACGGTTTCAGCTTCTTCTTTTTTACCTTGGCGCATCAGATCTCCAATCTGTTTTGCTGCCGCATTAGCCTCTGCCGAAAGTGCGTCAGATTCCGATTGGATCTTACGACGATCTTCATCTAAACTGATGATTTCGTCGACCAATCCAATTTCCTTGAAATGCTTGACAGCCAATCTTTCGATTACCGTATCCCTGTTCTCACGGATATAATTCAATTGCAACATAATATAAATGTGTTATTTAAAATAGTGAACAAACTTAGATAAATTTGCCTTTATTTACAAGCAATTTTATTCCTAAACCACCATCAAAAAGGCTTTTTGACTACTTTACGGCGCTCTATTTTCATTACACCGCACCGGCTAACATCCATCAGCCCATGGAAGACCAATCTTCCATGGAACCGATATTTACACCCCATAATTCATAGAAAGAGCGTATCCATTAGACGCCTAATCGATACGCTCTATAATTCGATCTATATTCAAAGCCCTGTGCTGAGATTCAACCTGATGAACTCATGTGATGCGCATTTGCTAAGCAATGTTTACCTCATCGCATAAATAAACATCCTGAATGGCATGTAATAATGCGACACCTTCATTCATTGGCTTTTGGAAAGCCTTACGGCCAGATATCAACCCTGTGCCACCTGCACGCTTGTTGATAACCGCAGTTTTTACAGCTTCCTGGATATCATTCTGTCCCGAAGCTCCACCAGAATTGATCAAGCCAGCCCGACCGGCAAAGCAATTAAGCACCTGGTAGCGGCATAAATCAATAGGGTGATCGGAAGAAAGCTGTGTATACATGCGTTCATCCAGCTTTCCATAACTACTTTTCCCCATATTTAATGCTTTAAAGCCTCCGTTTAATTCGGGTAGTTTTTGCTTAATGATATCCGCTTTGATCGTTACGCCCAAATGATTGGCCTGTCCGGTAAGATCCGCTGCTAAATGATAATCTTTATCACCTACTTTAAAGGCCGAGTTGCGCAGATAACACCATAATACCGTCGCCATCCCCAAAGAATGTGCTTCTTCAAATGCTTTTGCTACTTCGATAATCTGACGGTCTGATTCCTCAGATCCAAAATAGATGGTCGCCCCTACCGCAACTGCCCCCATATTCCAGGCTTCGCGAATTGTTCCGTACAGGATCTGGTCGGCTCGATTAGGATAGGTCAATAGTTCATTATGATTGATTTTAACCAGAAACGGAATCTTGTGTGCATACTTTCGGGCAACTGCTCCTAAAGCCCCAAAGGTAGACGCCACGGCATTGCAATTTCCTTCCAAAGCTAGCTTGACAATATTTTCCGGATCAAAATACTGAGGATTTGGCGCAAAAGAAGCTCCTGCACTGTGTTCGATTCCCTGATCTACAGGCAATATCGAAAGATACCCGGTATTGGCTAACCGTCCCGTTCCAAAAAGTTGCCCCAAACTCCGCAAGACCTGTGGGCTACGGTCACTCGAACTATATACTTGGTCAATAAATGCTGCTTGTGGAAGATGAAGCATTGTTTTGGAAACTGCGGGTTGATCAAATTCTAACAAATAACTCGCTTCTGCGCCTAGATGTGCCTGTATTTTTTCAATGTATTGCATAATTTATTTAAAATAAAGTGATGGAGTTTACCATTATCTTTAAAATAAAACTCCAAAAAGCACAGAATGTTTTAGCGCATATTATATAGTAAAAAAAACTTAACTTTGACCATGTTATATTTAGTTCCAACACCTATTGGCAATCTGGAGGACATGACGTTCCGTGCGATCAATGTCCTGAAAGAAGTGGACCTCATCTTAGCAGAGGATACAAGGACCAGCGCTCCGCTTTTGAAGCATTTTGGAATCGACAAAAAAGTATTTGCGCATCATCAGCACAATGAACATAAAGCGGTAGCTGAAATCATTAAATTCTTGAAAGAAGGGCAAAACATTGCATTGATTTCAGACGCAGGGACGCCGGCGATCTCAGATCCGGGATTTTTGCTGGTGCGTGAAGCCATCAAAGAAGGGCTTGAAGTGCAGTGCTTACCAGGCGCAACAGCTTTCGTGCCAGCGCTTGTCAATTCTGGTCTTCCCAACGACCGTTTTTGCTTTGAAGGTTTTCTCCCCGTCAAAAAAGGAAGACAAACGCGCTTAAAAGCTTTGGCGGAGGAAAAAAGAACGATGATCTTCTACGAGTCGCCACATCGTATTCTCAAAACCATAGAAGAATTTATCACCGTTTTTGGCGCAGAAAGACAAGCTTCGATATCACGTGAACTGAGCAAACTCTATGAAGAAAATGTTCGCGGAACATTAACTGATTTAAAATTACACTTTGAAAACAATCCGATTAAAGGAGAATTTGTATTTTGTGTAGCAGGATTGGAATAAATTTTGAC
The DNA window shown above is from Sphingobacterium thalpophilum and carries:
- the serS gene encoding serine--tRNA ligase, coding for MLQLNYIRENRDTVIERLAVKHFKEIGLVDEIISLDEDRRKIQSESDALSAEANAAAKQIGDLMRQGKKEEAETVKSKSSGYKEQVKQLLDQLGTIEAELNEKIVQLPNLPHQSVPAGVSAEDNEVVLSHGEIPALSEDALPHWELLNKYDIVDLELGVKVAGAGFPIYKGKGAKLQRALINFFLDQAAEEGYEEVQVPILVNEDSAFATGQLPDKEGQMYYVGNDNLYLIPTAEVPVTNIYRDEIVKEGQFPIKHCAYTPCFRREAGSYGAHVRGLNRLHQFDKVETVQLVHPEKSYEVLEEMSLYVQGLLQKLELPYRVLRLCGGDMSFTSALTYDMEVYSSAQKRWLEVSSVSNFETYQANRLKVRFKNADGKMQLAHTLNGSALALPRIVAAILENNQTEKGIKIPAVLVPYTKFEYID
- a CDS encoding class I fructose-bisphosphate aldolase: MQYIEKIQAHLGAEASYLLEFDQPAVSKTMLHLPQAAFIDQVYSSSDRSPQVLRSLGQLFGTGRLANTGYLSILPVDQGIEHSAGASFAPNPQYFDPENIVKLALEGNCNAVASTFGALGAVARKYAHKIPFLVKINHNELLTYPNRADQILYGTIREAWNMGAVAVGATIYFGSEESDRQIIEVAKAFEEAHSLGMATVLWCYLRNSAFKVGDKDYHLAADLTGQANHLGVTIKADIIKQKLPELNGGFKALNMGKSSYGKLDERMYTQLSSDHPIDLCRYQVLNCFAGRAGLINSGGASGQNDIQEAVKTAVINKRAGGTGLISGRKAFQKPMNEGVALLHAIQDVYLCDEVNIA
- the rsmI gene encoding 16S rRNA (cytidine(1402)-2'-O)-methyltransferase, translated to MLYLVPTPIGNLEDMTFRAINVLKEVDLILAEDTRTSAPLLKHFGIDKKVFAHHQHNEHKAVAEIIKFLKEGQNIALISDAGTPAISDPGFLLVREAIKEGLEVQCLPGATAFVPALVNSGLPNDRFCFEGFLPVKKGRQTRLKALAEEKRTMIFYESPHRILKTIEEFITVFGAERQASISRELSKLYEENVRGTLTDLKLHFENNPIKGEFVFCVAGLE